A region of Sesamum indicum cultivar Zhongzhi No. 13 linkage group LG7, S_indicum_v1.0, whole genome shotgun sequence DNA encodes the following proteins:
- the LOC110011238 gene encoding BTB/POZ domain-containing protein At2g24240, which produces MGVQKDRVRFNVGGRIFETTATTLAIAGRDSLFGAMFDDNWDLQPNVMGTEHFIDRNPDCFAVLLDLLRTGELYIPSNIPEKLLYREALFYGLLDHVRAAMWGPFDGNRLHLAQSIMGRAPGDGTAIRAGPDGGCCVAHGSMVHVYDWMLEEHPPISLDYQRVNDAIWIDSESIVISACERLGRDDGGMGLFSASTGELRYKFHVTHDNQVKSYTGGALSFNSDYKLFSSCKGRSNEYGIGVWDQLTGKQIDFFYEPPGWSLGDADKLQWLHGTNCLLVATLFPRKDNCYISLLDFRDKNMVWCWSDVGAPTTDERRVRDAIAMEETNSICVVNEYEDLGFMDLRSSAGVVRWSSRSRLMKGKMPDEPCYPKLALHEGQLFSSMNDSISVFCGPDWVLTSRLRNSHGGSICDFSIGGDRLFALHSEENVFDIWETRPPPIV; this is translated from the coding sequence ATGGGAGTTCAGAAAGATAGGGTGAGGTTTAACGTTGGTGGCAGAATCTTTGAGACCACAGCGACGACTCTTGCAATTGCTGGTCGTGATTCCCTGTTTGGAGCTATGTTTGATGATAATTGGGATCTTCAACCCAATGTGATGGGCACCGAGCACTTCATTGACCGAAACCCTGATTGCTTTGCTGTCCTGCTTGATCTCCTTAGGACAGGAGAGCTTTACATTCCGTCAAACATTCCTGAAAAATTACTATACAGGGAGGCCCTGTTTTATGGCCTCTTGGACCATGTCAGGGCTGCTATGTGGGGCCCATTTGATGGTAACAGGCTCCATTTGGCGCAGTCGATAATGGGTCGGGCTCCTGGCGATGGCACAGCTATCCGGGCAGGGCCGGATGGAGGTTGCTGCGTGGCTCACGGCAGTATGGTTCATGTGTATGACTGGATGCTGGAGGAGCACCCTCCAATAAGTCTTGATTACCAGAGGGTGAATGATGCAATTTGGATCGATTCGGAAAGCATTGTGATCAGTGCTTGTGAAAGGTTGGGGCGGGACGATGGGGGGATGGGGTTGTTCAGCGCGTCAACGGGAGAACTAAGGTATAAGTTTCATGTCACACATGATAACCAGGTAAAGAGTTACACGGGTGGTGCATTGAGCTTTAATTCAGATTACAAGCTGTTCTCCAGCTGTAAAGGTAGGAGCAATGAATATGGGATCGGCGTCTGGGACCAATTAACTGGAAAGCAGATAGATTTTTTCTACGAACCACCTGGATGGTCACTTGGTGATGCAGACAAGTTGCAGTGGTTACATGGTACCAACTGTTTGCTGGTGGCTACTTTGTTTCCAAGGAAGGATAATTGTTACATCAGTCTGTTGGATTTTAGAGACAAGAACATGGTTTGGTGTTGGTCCGATGTAGGGGCTCCTACAACAGACGAGCGACGGGTCAGGGATGCGATAGCAATGGAGGAGACCAACTCTATATGTGTTGTGAACGAGTATGAGGATTTAGGATTCATGGACTTGAGAAGTTCTGCTGGGGTAGTTAGGTGGAGCTCAAGAAGTCGGTTGATGAAAGGCAAAATGCCCGACGAGCCATGCTATCCTAAACTAGCATTGCACGAAGGGCAGCTCTTTTCATCGATGAACGACAGTATTTCAGTTTTCTGTGGTCCAGATTGGGTACTGACATCGAGGCTACGAAACAGTCACGGTGGTTCCATATGTGATTTTTCGATAGGGGGCGACAGGCTTTTCGCCCTACACAGTGAAGAAAACGTGTTTGACATATGGGAGACTCGTCCTCCCCCAATTGTATGA